Proteins from a single region of Verrucomicrobiota bacterium:
- a CDS encoding glycosyltransferase family 4 protein has translation MRILLINHHRRFKASWRSVKFASELARRGHQPTVLCIADTRKIRGATIRQDGVEIVESPDLLWGRLRSGWDLWDCLWRMGFLRHRDFDLIHAFESRPATIHPVLRSLRRRPVPLVMDWIDWWGRGGLIAEQRPWWYQQLLGGVETWYEEHFRTLADATTVISHGLNDRAQDLGVTAESIFWIPNGCAPPGPVTAGPGADRAEFGLPAGAFVVGFSALDVTLGLDSVLRAMRLLAQRRPDAVLMMTGKLSAAMKRQISELGVAGHVRHLGFVRDEDFPRALACADVFAVPFVDKPANRGRWPGRVNEYFVLGKPIVTNPVGEMKALLSRHDVGLLASDTPTDFADKLDQLASDATLRARLGANARQLAAAELSWPVIVDRLEAAYAFAARAHDLKQTARDPAPTA, from the coding sequence ATGCGCATCCTCCTCATCAATCACCACCGCCGCTTCAAGGCGTCGTGGCGATCCGTGAAATTCGCATCGGAACTTGCGCGCCGCGGCCATCAGCCCACCGTGCTTTGCATCGCCGACACGCGGAAGATTCGCGGCGCGACCATCCGGCAGGACGGCGTGGAAATTGTCGAGTCCCCCGACTTGCTCTGGGGCCGGCTGCGTTCCGGCTGGGACCTGTGGGATTGCCTGTGGAGGATGGGATTCCTGCGGCACCGCGATTTTGACCTCATCCATGCGTTCGAGAGCCGGCCGGCGACGATTCATCCCGTGCTGCGCTCGCTCCGCCGCCGCCCGGTGCCGCTCGTGATGGACTGGATTGACTGGTGGGGCCGCGGCGGGCTCATCGCCGAACAGCGGCCGTGGTGGTATCAGCAACTCCTCGGCGGCGTGGAGACGTGGTATGAGGAGCACTTCCGCACGCTTGCCGACGCGACGACCGTCATCAGCCACGGCTTGAACGACCGGGCGCAGGATCTCGGCGTGACGGCCGAGAGCATCTTCTGGATTCCGAACGGCTGCGCGCCACCGGGTCCGGTCACGGCCGGCCCCGGGGCGGACCGCGCGGAGTTCGGCCTGCCCGCGGGCGCGTTCGTCGTCGGCTTCTCCGCGCTCGACGTCACGCTCGGGCTCGACTCCGTGCTCCGCGCGATGCGCCTGCTGGCGCAGCGGCGTCCGGACGCCGTGTTGATGATGACCGGCAAACTCTCCGCCGCGATGAAGCGCCAGATTTCGGAACTCGGCGTGGCCGGTCACGTGCGCCATCTCGGCTTCGTGCGCGACGAGGATTTCCCGCGCGCGCTCGCGTGCGCGGATGTGTTCGCGGTGCCGTTTGTGGACAAGCCCGCCAACCGGGGCCGCTGGCCCGGGCGCGTGAACGAGTATTTCGTCCTCGGCAAACCGATCGTCACGAATCCCGTCGGGGAGATGAAGGCGCTGCTCTCGCGGCACGACGTTGGCCTGCTTGCCTCCGACACGCCCACGGACTTCGCGGACAAACTCGACCAGCTTGCCTCCGACGCCACGCTGCGCGCCCGCCTCGGGGCGAACGCGCGCCAGCTTGCCGCGGCCGAACTTTCGTGGCCCGTGATTGTAGACCGGCTCGAAGCCGCCTACGCTTTCGCCGCGCGCGCCCATGACTTGAAGCAAACCGCGCGCGATCCGGCCCCAACCGCATGA
- a CDS encoding sugar transferase: MLRRQRQLRHRLQLFQDAGLFAIGFWLAHVIRSHWELEVFGGTRRIGPWEDYFWLFVFTMPLAGFVLWTQGFYRRAAGASRGQTAWLLFKSCVLAVMGLVLVMFLARDLPSRSVPILFGFTSFALVFAKEELQRRWGATKLGAAQNLRRVILVGPVDETDKLAAEFRGEAAEQVEVLARLDPTTTPVEQLAGLLHEHSANTVVLSARHTVFEHVERAIQICELEGVEACLLADFFRTQISQTTADDLLGRPTLVFRTVPELAWQSVVKQVVDVVGAFVFLAAAAVPMLVIGLLIRLTSRGPALFRQARCGLNGQPFTMLKFRTMEGDAEQRQAELAAFNEMSGPVFKVSNDPRVTPLGRLLRRYSVDELPQLWNVLRGEMSLVGPRPLPVGEVRRFDDPAHRRRLSVKPGLTCLWQIRGRNNVSSFTEWVRLDLEYIDNWSLWLDFKILARTVPAVLLGTGAR, from the coding sequence ATGCTCCGCCGCCAGCGACAACTCCGACACCGGCTGCAACTGTTCCAGGACGCCGGCCTGTTCGCCATCGGGTTCTGGCTGGCGCATGTCATCCGTTCGCACTGGGAACTTGAGGTTTTCGGCGGCACCCGGCGCATCGGACCGTGGGAGGATTACTTCTGGCTGTTTGTGTTCACCATGCCGCTGGCGGGGTTTGTCCTGTGGACGCAGGGCTTCTACCGCCGGGCGGCGGGAGCGTCGCGCGGCCAAACGGCGTGGCTGCTGTTCAAGTCGTGCGTGCTCGCCGTGATGGGGCTCGTGCTTGTGATGTTTCTGGCGCGCGACCTGCCGTCGCGGTCGGTGCCGATCCTGTTTGGGTTCACAAGTTTCGCGCTCGTGTTCGCCAAGGAGGAGCTCCAGCGGCGCTGGGGCGCGACGAAGCTTGGCGCGGCCCAAAACCTCCGGCGGGTGATTCTCGTCGGGCCCGTGGATGAAACGGACAAGCTCGCGGCCGAGTTTCGTGGCGAAGCCGCCGAACAGGTCGAGGTGCTCGCGCGGCTCGATCCCACGACGACCCCGGTGGAGCAGCTCGCCGGCCTGCTGCACGAGCACTCGGCCAACACGGTCGTGCTCAGCGCGCGCCACACGGTGTTCGAGCACGTCGAGCGCGCCATTCAAATCTGCGAGCTGGAGGGTGTGGAGGCGTGCCTGCTGGCGGATTTTTTCCGGACACAGATTTCGCAGACGACCGCGGACGACCTGCTCGGCCGGCCCACGCTGGTGTTCCGCACGGTGCCGGAGCTTGCGTGGCAGAGCGTGGTGAAGCAGGTGGTGGACGTGGTCGGCGCGTTCGTGTTCCTCGCGGCGGCCGCGGTGCCGATGCTGGTGATCGGGCTCCTGATCCGGCTCACGTCGCGCGGCCCGGCGCTCTTCCGGCAGGCGCGCTGCGGGCTCAACGGCCAGCCATTCACGATGCTCAAGTTCCGCACGATGGAGGGCGACGCAGAGCAGCGGCAGGCGGAGCTTGCGGCCTTCAACGAGATGTCCGGCCCCGTGTTCAAGGTGAGCAACGACCCGCGCGTGACGCCGCTGGGCCGCCTGCTCCGGCGCTACAGCGTGGATGAGCTGCCGCAATTATGGAACGTGCTGCGCGGCGAGATGAGCCTCGTCGGGCCGCGGCCGCTGCCGGTGGGCGAGGTGCGGCGCTTCGACGATCCGGCGCACCGCCGGCGGCTGAGCGTGAAGCCCGGACTCACGTGCCTGTGGCAGATTCGCGGGCGCAACAACGTGAGCAGCTTCACCGAATGGGTGCGGCTCGACCTCGAATACATCGACAACTGGTCGTTGTGGCTCGACTTCAAGATTCTCGCGCGCACCGTGCCGGCGGTGCTGCTCGGGACCGGCGCGCGGTGA
- a CDS encoding 2-isopropylmalate synthase, producing the protein MNTHHVTIFDTTLRDGEQCPGASMNLREKLEVARQLARLRVDVIEAGFPVISQGDFESVHTIAREIKGPVIAGLARCVPRDIDAAGAAVKPAGRRARIHVFLGTSKIHREHKLGKAQSEILRLAVEGVRRARGFVKDVEFSPEDASRTELDFLVKIVEAAISAGATTINMPDTVGYATPEEYGRMFRHVIENARGARDVVFSAHCHDDLGLAVANSLAAVQNGARQVEGTINGIGERAGNTALEEFVMALRTRRGFFKNLGTGIKTREIVKSSRLVSRMCSFLVPRNKAIVGENAFSHGAGIHQDGILKKRETYEIMDPRDVGWGLTELPLTKHSGRAALAARLRHLGFKMTDADVASIFARFKDIGDKKKFVYDDDLVALVEGQIAEVPETWSLDYLNVTSGNHTVPTATVRLKRAGDGVAEDAALGDGPVDAALKAIDRLTKTRGKLMDYSLRAVSQGKDALGEVTVKVDFGNGETLTGKGASTDVIEASARAYLNAVNRHLCESRAATPARVPPVLRNA; encoded by the coding sequence ATGAACACCCACCACGTCACCATCTTCGACACCACGTTGCGCGATGGCGAGCAATGCCCCGGCGCCAGCATGAACCTGCGCGAGAAGCTCGAGGTCGCCCGCCAGCTTGCCCGGCTGCGCGTGGATGTCATCGAGGCCGGATTTCCCGTCATCAGCCAGGGGGACTTCGAATCCGTCCACACCATCGCCCGCGAGATCAAGGGCCCGGTCATCGCCGGGCTCGCGCGCTGCGTGCCGAGGGACATCGATGCCGCGGGCGCCGCTGTGAAACCCGCGGGCAGGCGCGCCCGCATCCACGTCTTCCTCGGCACCTCGAAAATCCACCGCGAGCACAAGCTCGGCAAGGCGCAGAGCGAAATCCTCCGCCTCGCCGTCGAGGGCGTGCGGCGCGCCCGCGGCTTCGTGAAGGACGTGGAGTTTTCGCCCGAGGACGCCTCGCGCACGGAGCTCGACTTCCTCGTGAAGATCGTCGAGGCCGCGATCTCCGCCGGCGCCACGACGATCAACATGCCCGACACCGTCGGCTACGCGACGCCGGAGGAATACGGCCGCATGTTCCGGCACGTCATCGAGAACGCCCGCGGCGCGCGCGACGTGGTCTTCAGCGCGCATTGCCACGACGACCTCGGGCTGGCCGTGGCCAACTCGCTCGCGGCCGTGCAGAACGGCGCGCGGCAGGTCGAGGGAACCATCAACGGCATCGGCGAACGGGCCGGCAACACGGCGCTCGAGGAGTTCGTGATGGCGCTGCGCACGCGGCGCGGCTTCTTCAAGAACCTCGGGACCGGCATCAAGACGCGCGAGATCGTCAAGAGTTCGCGGCTCGTCTCGCGGATGTGCAGCTTCCTCGTCCCGCGCAACAAGGCCATCGTCGGCGAGAACGCGTTCTCGCACGGCGCGGGCATCCATCAGGACGGCATCCTCAAGAAACGCGAGACCTACGAGATCATGGATCCGCGCGACGTGGGCTGGGGCTTGACCGAGCTGCCGCTCACCAAGCACAGCGGTCGCGCCGCGCTCGCCGCGCGGCTGCGCCACCTCGGCTTCAAGATGACCGACGCGGACGTGGCGTCGATTTTCGCGCGCTTCAAGGACATCGGTGACAAGAAGAAGTTTGTTTACGACGACGACCTCGTGGCGCTCGTCGAGGGGCAGATCGCCGAGGTGCCTGAGACGTGGTCGCTCGATTACCTCAACGTCACCAGCGGCAACCACACCGTGCCCACCGCGACCGTGCGTCTCAAGCGCGCGGGCGACGGCGTGGCCGAGGACGCCGCGCTCGGGGACGGGCCCGTGGACGCCGCGCTCAAGGCCATTGACCGGCTCACCAAGACGCGCGGCAAGCTGATGGACTACTCGTTGCGCGCCGTGTCGCAGGGCAAGGACGCCCTTGGCGAGGTGACGGTGAAGGTGGACTTCGGGAACGGCGAGACGCTCACCGGAAAGGGCGCGAGCACGGACGTGATCGAGGCGAGCGCGCGCGCGTATTTGAACGCGGTGAACCGGCACTTGTGCGAGTCCCGCGCCGCGACGCCGGCTCGGGTTCCCCCCGTATTGCGTAACGCCTAA
- a CDS encoding UDP-glucose/GDP-mannose dehydrogenase family protein gives MTIGNTVSVVGLGKLGACMAAAMASRGLDVIGVDVNERAVQSVNAGQSPVREPGLAEMIAAHRAQLRATTSFEDAVVHSAATFVVVPTPSDGRGAFSLAHASRSFEAIGAALRQKRGDHLVVLTSTVLPGSTRHGLIPLLEKASGRRCGPDFGLCYNPEFIALGSVLRDFLNPDFHLVGEFDRASGDRLEAINRRVCLNAAPFRRMSIENAELAKIALNSYVTLKISFANMLADLCERLPGGNVDAVSDALGLDSRIGRKYLTGGLGFGGPCFPRDNAALNFIGEALGADCAVIRENDAYNRRLSARVVARLLPCLESSGAVAVLGLAYKPQSDVVEQSAGIALALALADAGRQVVAFDPLASANARAVLNGRAEVCDTVAGALRDATTVLVATPDAAFRGLRAADLLGAKARVTVVDFWRALDPSLGSQPGIRYIPIGHGTDVPAAERALRELWHPTAD, from the coding sequence ATGACCATCGGGAACACGGTGTCCGTCGTCGGCCTCGGCAAGCTGGGCGCCTGCATGGCCGCGGCGATGGCCTCGCGCGGGCTCGACGTGATCGGCGTGGACGTGAACGAACGGGCGGTCCAAAGCGTGAATGCCGGGCAGTCGCCCGTGCGCGAGCCGGGTCTCGCGGAAATGATCGCGGCGCATCGCGCGCAGCTCCGTGCGACGACTTCCTTCGAGGACGCCGTGGTGCATTCCGCCGCGACGTTCGTGGTGGTGCCGACGCCGAGCGACGGGCGCGGTGCGTTCAGCCTCGCGCATGCGTCGCGGTCGTTCGAGGCCATCGGCGCGGCGCTGCGGCAGAAGCGCGGTGACCACCTTGTGGTGCTCACGAGCACGGTGCTGCCGGGCTCGACGCGGCACGGGCTGATTCCGTTGCTCGAAAAAGCCTCCGGCCGGCGCTGCGGCCCGGATTTCGGCCTGTGCTACAACCCGGAGTTCATCGCGCTCGGCAGCGTGCTTCGCGATTTCCTGAACCCGGACTTCCACCTCGTCGGCGAGTTCGACCGCGCCTCGGGCGACCGGCTCGAGGCGATCAACCGGCGCGTGTGCCTCAACGCCGCGCCGTTCCGCCGCATGAGCATCGAGAACGCGGAACTCGCGAAGATCGCGCTCAACAGCTACGTCACGCTCAAGATTTCCTTCGCGAACATGCTCGCCGATTTGTGCGAGCGCCTGCCGGGCGGGAACGTGGACGCGGTGTCGGACGCGCTCGGCCTCGACTCGCGCATCGGGCGCAAATACCTGACCGGCGGGCTGGGCTTCGGCGGGCCGTGCTTCCCGCGCGACAACGCGGCGTTGAACTTCATCGGGGAGGCGCTTGGCGCGGACTGCGCGGTCATCCGCGAGAACGACGCCTACAACCGCCGGCTCTCGGCTCGCGTTGTCGCGCGGTTGCTGCCGTGCCTCGAATCCTCGGGCGCCGTCGCCGTGCTCGGGCTCGCCTACAAGCCGCAGTCGGACGTGGTCGAGCAGTCGGCCGGCATCGCGCTCGCGCTCGCGCTGGCGGATGCGGGGCGCCAGGTGGTCGCGTTCGACCCGCTCGCGTCGGCGAATGCGCGCGCAGTCTTGAATGGCCGTGCAGAAGTTTGCGACACGGTCGCCGGCGCGCTGCGCGACGCCACGACCGTGCTCGTCGCGACGCCGGATGCGGCGTTCCGGGGCCTGCGCGCCGCCGACCTGCTCGGCGCGAAAGCGCGCGTGACCGTGGTGGATTTCTGGCGCGCGCTCGATCCCTCGCTCGGCTCGCAACCGGGCATTCGTTACATTCCCATCGGCCACGGGACGGACGTGCCGGCGGCGGAGCGCGCGCTTCGCGAACTGTGGCATCCGACGGCGGACTGA
- the xrt gene encoding exosortase: protein MAETPTTSPQAGGDFQSEAARVWAAMPRKAVFLALLGAWVALFHWQGNSTLGYVRTPSLFLWMENAWRSNADDQHGYFIPLVVLALLWWRRDELLALPKRPWWPALALVKLMISLHAAGFVLQQARVSVVAFFAGLWAITGLMWGAAWLRATFFPFVMFAFCVPMANVGDAATFPLRLLATKITVALSHVFLGLDVTQSGTAIVDPAGRFHYEVAAACSGIRSLTAIAAIAAVYGFVRFRRPWKRAVLILSAVPIAVAANVLRLLCIIIAADAFGQKAGNAVHTSPWLSLLPYVPAMAGVFALGRWLREDGADGTGGAGASGRPAEPAPADSAAPVPAGRLALLAVSVLVLIGLTSAFLHRQRTNQKLAAPGVKLVAAPVRGEGGQIIATNTVALPERVLDYTSAPVPVPAVVHTMLPKDTVFAHRVYTARDGFKVDSQVVLMGADRTSLHQPQYCLTGSGWQIDSSDTTSVAMTLPRAYNLPVMRLRLSGRFRDERGVPVARGGVFVYWFVADGAVTADHRERMWSGALQQLRTGLVQRWAYVICFASCAPGAEEATFARLKDFIAASVPEFQLAAGPPLN, encoded by the coding sequence ATGGCCGAAACCCCCACAACCAGCCCGCAAGCCGGCGGGGATTTCCAGTCCGAAGCCGCGCGCGTGTGGGCGGCGATGCCGCGCAAGGCGGTGTTCCTCGCGCTGCTCGGCGCGTGGGTCGCGCTGTTCCACTGGCAGGGCAACTCGACGCTCGGCTACGTCCGCACGCCGAGCCTGTTCTTGTGGATGGAGAATGCGTGGCGCTCGAACGCGGACGACCAGCACGGCTACTTCATCCCGCTGGTCGTGCTGGCGTTGCTGTGGTGGCGGCGCGACGAACTGCTGGCGCTGCCCAAGCGCCCGTGGTGGCCGGCGCTGGCGCTCGTGAAGCTGATGATCTCGCTGCACGCGGCGGGGTTCGTCCTGCAACAGGCGCGCGTGTCGGTGGTGGCGTTCTTCGCCGGGCTCTGGGCGATCACGGGACTCATGTGGGGCGCGGCCTGGCTTCGCGCGACTTTTTTTCCGTTTGTGATGTTCGCCTTTTGCGTGCCGATGGCGAACGTCGGCGATGCCGCGACCTTTCCGCTGCGCCTGCTGGCGACGAAGATCACGGTGGCGCTTTCGCACGTGTTCCTCGGGCTCGACGTCACGCAATCGGGCACGGCCATCGTGGACCCGGCGGGGCGCTTCCACTACGAAGTGGCGGCGGCGTGCAGCGGCATCCGGAGCCTCACGGCGATCGCGGCCATCGCGGCGGTGTATGGGTTCGTGAGATTCCGAAGGCCGTGGAAGCGCGCGGTGTTGATCCTTTCGGCGGTTCCCATCGCGGTCGCGGCGAATGTGCTGCGGCTGTTGTGCATCATCATCGCGGCCGATGCGTTCGGGCAGAAGGCGGGCAACGCCGTCCACACGAGCCCGTGGCTGAGCCTGCTGCCGTATGTGCCGGCGATGGCGGGCGTGTTCGCGTTGGGCCGCTGGCTGCGGGAGGATGGGGCCGATGGGACGGGGGGGGCCGGTGCGAGCGGCCGCCCGGCGGAACCCGCTCCTGCTGACTCGGCAGCGCCTGTGCCGGCCGGGCGCCTTGCCCTTCTTGCGGTGTCGGTGCTGGTGTTGATTGGCCTCACGTCGGCGTTCTTGCACCGACAGCGGACGAACCAGAAACTCGCCGCGCCCGGCGTGAAGCTTGTCGCCGCGCCGGTGCGCGGCGAGGGCGGACAGATCATCGCGACGAACACCGTGGCCCTGCCGGAGCGCGTGCTCGATTACACGTCCGCGCCGGTCCCGGTGCCGGCGGTCGTGCACACGATGCTTCCGAAGGACACCGTCTTCGCGCACCGCGTTTACACGGCGCGTGACGGCTTCAAGGTGGACTCGCAAGTCGTGCTGATGGGCGCCGACCGCACGAGTCTACATCAACCACAGTATTGTCTCACCGGCTCCGGGTGGCAGATTGACAGCAGCGACACAACCTCGGTGGCGATGACTCTTCCCCGCGCCTACAACCTGCCCGTGATGAGGCTCCGGCTCTCCGGCCGCTTCCGCGACGAGCGCGGCGTCCCCGTCGCGCGAGGCGGCGTGTTCGTGTATTGGTTCGTGGCCGACGGCGCGGTGACGGCGGACCATCGCGAGCGGATGTGGTCGGGCGCGCTGCAACAGTTGCGCACCGGGCTCGTGCAACGGTGGGCGTATGTGATCTGCTTCGCCTCGTGCGCGCCGGGCGCGGAGGAGGCCACCTTTGCGCGGCTCAAGGACTTTATCGCGGCCTCGGTTCCCGAGTTTCAACTTGCCGCGGGCCCGCCGTTAAATTGA
- a CDS encoding NAD-dependent epimerase/dehydratase family protein: MASELIVVCGAGGFIGGHLTGELLRQGARVRAVDVKPFDEWFQRFPAAENLQLNLQDKAACGQAARGAQTIYNLAADMGGMGFIEHNKALCMLSVLINTHLLMAARDAGAQRFFFASSACVYNADKQRDENVTALKEADAYPAMPEDGYGWEKLFSERMCRHYREDYGLATRIARYHNVYGPHGTFDGGREKAPAAICRKVITAKLTGRHEIEIWGDGRQTRSFMFIDDCLKGTQMLTASEFVEPINIGSSELVSINQLVDIAESIAGIKLQRSYNLSAPKGVNGRNSDNTLIRQVFGWEPDTRLRDGLEETYRWIHDQMARAR; the protein is encoded by the coding sequence ATGGCATCCGAATTGATCGTTGTGTGCGGCGCGGGCGGGTTCATCGGCGGGCACCTGACCGGCGAATTGCTACGTCAGGGCGCGCGCGTCCGCGCGGTGGACGTGAAGCCGTTCGACGAGTGGTTCCAGAGGTTCCCGGCGGCGGAGAATCTCCAGCTCAACCTGCAGGACAAGGCCGCGTGCGGGCAGGCGGCGCGCGGGGCGCAAACGATTTACAACCTCGCGGCGGACATGGGCGGCATGGGCTTCATCGAGCACAACAAGGCGCTGTGCATGCTCTCGGTGCTCATCAACACGCACCTGCTCATGGCCGCGCGCGACGCGGGCGCGCAGCGGTTTTTCTTCGCGTCGTCGGCGTGCGTTTACAACGCCGACAAGCAGCGCGACGAGAACGTGACCGCGTTGAAGGAGGCCGACGCCTATCCCGCGATGCCCGAGGATGGCTACGGGTGGGAGAAACTTTTCAGCGAGCGGATGTGCCGTCATTACCGGGAGGACTACGGGCTCGCGACGCGCATCGCGCGCTACCACAACGTCTATGGACCGCATGGCACGTTCGATGGCGGCCGCGAGAAGGCGCCCGCGGCCATCTGCCGGAAGGTCATCACGGCGAAGCTCACCGGGCGGCACGAGATTGAAATCTGGGGCGACGGCCGGCAGACCCGCAGCTTCATGTTCATCGACGACTGTCTGAAGGGCACGCAGATGCTCACCGCGAGTGAATTTGTGGAGCCCATCAACATCGGCAGCAGCGAGCTGGTGAGCATCAACCAGCTGGTGGACATCGCCGAGTCCATCGCCGGCATCAAACTGCAGCGCAGCTACAACCTCTCCGCGCCCAAGGGCGTGAACGGCCGCAACAGCGACAACACGCTCATCCGGCAGGTCTTCGGCTGGGAGCCCGACACGCGCTTGCGCGACGGGCTGGAAGAGACTTACCGCTGGATTCACGACCAGATGGCGCGGGCGCGCTGA